From the genome of Gemmatimonadota bacterium, one region includes:
- a CDS encoding sulfatase, with product MNVILIVLDTWRRDHVGCYDNSRIHTPNIDRFAERGAVFENAYLASYPTLPCRRDIATGRYEFPWRGWGGIEPDDVTLGGVVHEAGKVSYFFTDVYHHWTSNPGSGYWRPFSGFDFVRGQERDRYMTDSDIVFENRTLDYPPHNRPEQPHFRNAQYIRKEERDWFSPQLFSRAARWLQHNADQAFFLMIDSFDPHEPWDPPRHYVKLYDDSEDDVMEYPVAPYDWVDGNLTEAELKRVQAIYAGEVTMVDRWVGHFLDQVENMGLMDDTMIILASDHGTHNGDHGRTGKNWVLWNEITRIPMIVWHPEFGHGARPVQFVQPVDYFPTVVEAMGLAVPDGVNLHGQSLIPFLRDGDAPGRDAILYGQFSGTCNITDGEYVLLQGVDESNPPVYAYSSIIANRNQFDWGADVLRSKQTPARHPEKHKTRLYHMPSDPDQENDLADSESDALARMQSLMVEKLRAIDAPPELLVRLGLQKEGLWNRIF from the coding sequence ATGAATGTTATTCTGATTGTGCTGGATACCTGGCGTCGAGATCACGTGGGGTGTTATGACAATTCTCGGATTCACACGCCGAATATAGATCGTTTTGCCGAGCGGGGAGCGGTTTTTGAGAATGCGTATTTGGCTTCGTATCCCACGCTGCCGTGTCGCCGGGATATTGCGACGGGGCGATACGAGTTTCCATGGCGGGGATGGGGCGGTATAGAGCCTGATGATGTGACGCTGGGTGGTGTCGTGCATGAGGCGGGTAAGGTGTCCTACTTTTTTACGGATGTGTATCACCACTGGACGAGCAATCCGGGCAGTGGGTACTGGCGTCCGTTTTCGGGATTTGATTTTGTGCGCGGGCAGGAGCGGGACCGGTATATGACGGATTCGGATATTGTTTTTGAGAATCGGACGCTGGATTATCCGCCGCATAACAGGCCCGAGCAACCGCATTTCCGCAATGCGCAATATATTCGGAAAGAGGAACGCGATTGGTTTTCGCCGCAGCTGTTTTCGAGGGCGGCACGGTGGCTTCAGCACAATGCCGATCAGGCGTTCTTTTTGATGATTGATTCTTTTGATCCGCACGAGCCCTGGGATCCGCCACGCCACTATGTGAAGTTGTACGATGATTCGGAAGACGATGTGATGGAGTATCCGGTCGCGCCTTACGATTGGGTGGATGGCAATTTGACGGAGGCAGAGTTGAAGCGGGTGCAGGCGATTTATGCGGGTGAGGTGACGATGGTGGATCGCTGGGTGGGGCATTTTCTCGATCAGGTTGAGAATATGGGGTTGATGGATGATACAATGATTATTCTCGCGTCGGATCACGGGACGCATAATGGCGATCACGGGCGCACGGGAAAGAACTGGGTGCTCTGGAATGAGATTACGCGGATTCCGATGATTGTCTGGCATCCCGAGTTTGGTCATGGGGCGCGTCCCGTGCAGTTTGTGCAGCCGGTTGATTATTTTCCGACTGTGGTAGAGGCGATGGGGTTGGCGGTGCCCGATGGGGTGAATTTGCACGGGCAGAGTTTGATTCCGTTTCTGCGGGATGGGGATGCGCCCGGGCGCGATGCGATTTTGTACGGTCAGTTTTCGGGGACGTGCAATATTACCGATGGAGAGTATGTGCTGTTGCAGGGGGTGGATGAGTCCAATCCGCCGGTGTATGCTTATTCGAGTATTATTGCGAATCGCAATCAGTTTGATTGGGGTGCCGATGTGCTTCGGAGCAAGCAGACGCCTGCGCGACATCCCGAGAAGCACAAGACGCGGTTGTATCACATGCCTTCGGATCCCGATCAGGAGAATGATCTCGCCGATAGTGAATCAGATGCTCTGGCCCGTATGCAGAGTTTGATGGTTGAAAAGTTGCGCGCTATTGATGCGCCGCCAGAGTTGTTGGTGCGATTGGGGCTTCAGAAGGAGGGGTTATGGAACCGAATATTTTGA